In the Alligator mississippiensis isolate rAllMis1 chromosome 7, rAllMis1, whole genome shotgun sequence genome, one interval contains:
- the LOC106740494 gene encoding LOW QUALITY PROTEIN: olfactory receptor 6E1 (The sequence of the model RefSeq protein was modified relative to this genomic sequence to represent the inferred CDS: substituted 1 base at 1 genomic stop codon): MANRTRVTEFILIGFSLSPQTEIILFFLFLMFYLVTVSGNLLIITITLISHRLHAPMYFFLRNFSVMEILFTSITVPKLLAGLLFHSKTISYHACMAQCFFYFFVGVTEFIFLAIMSFDRYVAICNPLRYNTIMNNRVCIQLLLAAWSGSFFPIFFXALFFLQVPFCGPNVVNHFFCDNIALEKIACTDTRPVELMNFILASLLLCGSLVVTTVSYIYIVTTVLRIPTAKGRQKAFSTCASHITVVSITYGTHLFMHVRPTGTNSLDLNKAVALMTTVVTPSLNPFIYTLRNEAVKQALRETIIQKKRTS, from the coding sequence ATGGCTAATAGGACCAGGGTCACAGAGTTCATCTTGATTGGCTTCTCCCTGAGCCCTCAGACAGAGATCatcctctttttcctctttctcatgTTCTACTTGGTCACCGTGTCCGGAAACTTGCTCATCATCACCATCACACTGATAAGCCATCGGCTCCATGCCCCTATGTACTTCTTTCTGAGGAACTTCTCTGTCATGGAGATTTTATTCACCTCCATAACAGTGcccaagctgctggctgggctgctcTTCCACAGCAAGACTATTTCTTATCATGCATGCATGGCACAGTGCTTCTTCTACTTCTTTGTGGGTGTGACTGAATTTATCTTCCTGGCCATCATGTCCTTTGATCGCTATGTTGCCATCTGCAACCCTCTCCGTTACAACACCATCATGAACAACCGTGTTTGCATCCAGTTGCTCTTGGCTGCTTGGTCTGGgtcattttttcccattttcttctaggctttattttttttacaggtgCCATTCTGTGGCCCGAATGTAGTGAACCACTTTTTCTGTGACAATATTGCGCTGGAGAAAATTGCATGCACTGATACCCGTCCCGTGGAGCTGATGAATTTTATTCTGGCATCGCTGCTTCTCTGCGGCTCCTTGGTGGTCACTACAGTGTCTTACATATACATTGTCACAACAGTGCTGAGGATCCCCACAGCTAAAGggcggcagaaagccttctccacctgtgccTCCCATATCACCGTGGTCAGCATCACTTATGGGACACACCTTTTCATGCATGTTCGCCCCACAGGAACCAACTCCTTGGACCTCAACAAAGCAGTGGCCCTGATGACTACTGTGGTGACGCCCTCCCTCAACCCCTTCATCTACACACTGAGGAATGAGGCTGTCAAACAGGCCTTGAGGGAAACTATCATCCAGAAGAAACGCACATCATAG
- the LOC132251537 gene encoding olfactory receptor 6E1-like, with the protein MANRTRVTEFILIGFSLSPQTEIILFFLFLMFYLVTVSGNLLIITITLISHRLHAPMYFFLRNFSVMEILFTSITVPKLLAGLLFHSKTISYHARMAQCFFYFFVGVTEFIFLAIMSFDRYVAICNPLRYTTIMNNRVCIQLLLAAWSGSFFPIFFSALFFLQVPFCGPNVVNHFFCDSIALEKIACTDTHPVELMNLILASLLLCGSLVVTTVSYIHIFITVLRIPTAKGRQKAFSTCASHITVVSLTYGTHIFMHVQSTETSSLDLNKAVALMTTVVTPSLNPFIYTLRNEAVKQALRETIIQKKRTS; encoded by the coding sequence ATGGCTAATAGGACCAGGGTCACAGAGTTCATCTTGATTGGCTTCTCCCTGAGCCCTCAGACAGAGATCatcctctttttcctctttctcatgTTCTACTTGGTCACCGTGTCCGGAAACTTGCTCATCATCACCATCACACTGATAAGCCATCGGCTCCATGCCCCTATGTACTTCTTTCTGAGGAACTTCTCTGTCATGGAGATTTTATTCACCTCCATAACAGTGcccaagctgctggctgggctgctcTTCCACAGCAAGACTATTTCTTATCATGCACGCATGGCACAGTGCTTCTTCTACTTCTTTGTGGGTGTGACTGAATTTATCTTCCTGGCCATCATGTCCTTTGATCGCTATGTTGCCATCTGCAACCCTCTCCGTTACACCACCATCATGAACAACCGTGTTTGCATCCAGTTGCTCTTGGCTGCTTGGTCTGGgtcattttttcccattttcttctcagctttattttttttacaggtgCCATTCTGTGGCCCGAATGTAGTGAACCACTTTTTCTGTGACAGTATCGCGCTGGAGAAAATTGCATGCACTGATACCCATCCCGTGGAGCTGATGAATTTAATTCTGGCATCGCTGCTTCTCTGCGGCTCCTTGGTGGTCACTACAGTGTCTTACATACACATTTTTATCACAGTGCTGAGAATCCCCACAGCTAAAGggcggcagaaagccttctccacctgtgccTCCCATATCACTGTAGTCAGCCTCACTTATGGGACCCACATTTTCATGCATGTTCAGTCCACGGAAACCAGCTCCTTGGACCTCAACAAAGCAGTGGCCCTGATGACTACTGTGGTGACGCCCTCCCTCAACCCCTTCATCTACACACTGAGGAATGAGGCTGTCAAACAGGCCTTGAGGGAAACTATCATCCAGAAGAAACGCACATCATAG